In Natronococcus occultus SP4, the following proteins share a genomic window:
- a CDS encoding endonuclease/exonuclease/phosphatase family protein, whose amino-acid sequence MKILTCNAGYLLGYQNVLGGYVPPPITSLLGDTEIERRKLEQLVSIIDRERPDVVSLLEVDRGSHRTATDSQFRTLVESLRERNLSYEGAAANKYGEGTIVESLPFYSHLGNAVLSRFDSAVSTHYLATGRKRLVIEADLGDTVLFAVHLSLGARSRARQLDQLSELIARRTDDRDVVVTGDFNTFAENGALADFTDQTGLELRVPGETVPSRPLDDLFVDSRSLDLFCCSPSIDVKRCDVLDVQLSDHRPIVLETTG is encoded by the coding sequence ATGAAGATCCTCACTTGTAACGCTGGCTACCTGCTTGGATACCAGAACGTTCTCGGGGGGTACGTCCCGCCGCCGATAACCTCGCTGCTCGGTGATACCGAAATCGAACGCCGGAAGCTCGAGCAACTCGTGTCGATCATCGACCGCGAGCGACCCGACGTGGTTTCGCTGCTCGAGGTCGATCGGGGCTCTCACCGGACGGCTACGGACAGCCAGTTTCGGACGCTCGTTGAGTCACTTCGCGAGCGGAATCTCTCCTACGAGGGCGCCGCTGCGAACAAGTACGGCGAGGGAACGATCGTGGAGTCGCTGCCGTTTTACAGTCACCTCGGCAACGCGGTCCTCTCGCGGTTCGATTCGGCGGTGTCGACACACTACCTCGCCACCGGGCGAAAACGGCTTGTCATCGAGGCTGACCTCGGCGACACCGTCCTGTTCGCGGTTCATCTCTCGCTCGGCGCGCGAAGCAGAGCCCGCCAGCTCGACCAGCTCTCGGAGCTAATCGCGCGCCGAACCGACGACCGAGACGTCGTCGTTACCGGTGATTTCAACACCTTCGCTGAGAACGGTGCGCTGGCCGACTTCACCGACCAGACAGGACTCGAGCTTCGCGTTCCCGGCGAAACCGTTCCGTCGCGGCCGCTCGACGACCTGTTCGTCGACTCGCGCAGCCTCGATTTGTTCTGCTGTTCACCGTCGATCGACGTCAAGCGGTGTGACGTCCTCGACGTACAGCTGTCCGATCACCGACCGATCGTCCTCGAGACGACCGGCTAA
- a CDS encoding thioredoxin domain-containing protein, with product MNRRSFLTFTAATGSVALAGCTALFGASLPDELDGVDPDPDQLSTPTIGSNDVSIDVYEDLACPSCQEFQATVFPELEARVLDDETATYRHHDFPLPADEERSVPMANAARAVQAATGTDDEPSGQFFDYKGLAMDAGTPGDEELVAIAEAETDVDPSIVADALEEGTYYPTLAAEWEAADDRGIDRTPTVFVNDEEVEDPLDADEIVAMVEDAD from the coding sequence ATGAACCGCCGTTCGTTTCTCACGTTCACTGCCGCGACCGGCTCGGTCGCGCTCGCGGGGTGTACGGCGCTGTTCGGCGCGTCGCTCCCCGACGAGCTCGACGGCGTCGATCCCGACCCCGACCAGCTGTCGACGCCGACGATCGGTTCGAACGACGTCAGTATCGACGTCTACGAAGACCTCGCCTGTCCCAGCTGCCAGGAGTTCCAGGCAACGGTCTTCCCCGAGCTCGAGGCTCGCGTCCTCGACGACGAGACGGCGACCTACCGCCACCACGACTTCCCGCTCCCGGCCGACGAGGAGCGCTCGGTTCCGATGGCAAACGCCGCCCGCGCGGTCCAGGCGGCGACGGGAACCGACGACGAGCCGAGCGGGCAGTTCTTCGATTACAAGGGGCTCGCGATGGACGCGGGGACGCCAGGTGACGAGGAGCTGGTCGCCATCGCCGAGGCGGAGACCGACGTCGATCCATCGATCGTCGCGGACGCCCTCGAGGAGGGGACCTACTACCCGACGCTGGCGGCCGAGTGGGAGGCTGCTGACGATCGCGGGATCGACCGTACGCCGACGGTGTTCGTCAACGACGAGGAGGTCGAGGATCCGCTCGACGCCGACGAGATCGTCGCGATGGTCGAAGACGCCGACTGA
- a CDS encoding heme o synthase: protein MATDSFPRPIRTRRRFSALLAATALGVYLLLIIGATTSITNAATSCSTWPFCHAPVDPLSQTDLAIAWGHRIAAVVVGLLVAASTVAALLGTASGRVTAALLVGAVLYVVQVGVGAATATLGPAAIVPGLHLALGVVIFTAIVLALAWDLELATGSEDDAIESPDPIDPEPTPEGGRTLPESRLARARLTAFAYFKMMKPRLMWLLCLVAAAGMALAAGPALDAATIVATLGGGVLAIGASGTFNHVLERDVDQKMSRTADRPLATELVPVRNALLFGFFLSAASMAVFLTINTLAAALGLAAIVFYSVVYTLLLKPNTVQNTVIGGAAGALPALIGWAAVTNEIGLPALALAGVIFLWTPAHFYNLALAYKDDYARGGFPMMPVVRGETETRKHIVYYIAATLAGTVALAWITGLGALYAATVVVFGGIFLWTAVQLHFEQTEDAAFRSFHASNAFLGAVLVAILVDALVVTTPLF, encoded by the coding sequence GTGGCAACCGACTCGTTCCCCCGTCCGATTCGAACGCGGCGTCGCTTCTCAGCACTGCTTGCAGCGACCGCGCTCGGCGTCTATCTGCTGTTGATCATCGGTGCCACGACCTCGATCACGAACGCAGCCACGTCGTGTTCGACGTGGCCGTTCTGTCACGCGCCGGTCGATCCCCTGAGCCAGACCGACCTGGCGATCGCCTGGGGTCACCGGATTGCCGCCGTCGTCGTCGGCCTGCTCGTGGCGGCGTCCACGGTCGCCGCCCTGCTCGGAACCGCCTCGGGCCGGGTTACGGCAGCCCTGCTCGTCGGCGCCGTCCTCTACGTCGTCCAGGTTGGGGTCGGCGCCGCGACCGCGACGCTGGGTCCGGCCGCGATCGTTCCCGGCCTCCACCTCGCGCTGGGCGTCGTGATCTTCACGGCGATCGTCCTCGCGCTGGCCTGGGACCTCGAGCTCGCGACCGGCAGCGAGGACGACGCCATCGAGTCGCCCGACCCGATCGATCCCGAGCCGACCCCCGAGGGCGGCCGAACGCTGCCCGAGAGCCGCCTCGCCCGCGCCCGTCTGACCGCGTTCGCGTACTTCAAGATGATGAAGCCGCGGCTGATGTGGCTGCTCTGTCTCGTCGCCGCGGCGGGGATGGCCCTGGCCGCCGGCCCCGCGCTCGACGCCGCGACGATCGTCGCCACGCTCGGCGGTGGCGTCCTCGCGATCGGCGCCTCGGGAACGTTCAACCACGTCCTCGAGCGGGACGTCGACCAGAAGATGTCCCGCACCGCGGATCGGCCGCTGGCGACCGAGCTGGTTCCGGTTCGCAACGCCTTGCTGTTCGGGTTTTTCCTCTCGGCGGCGTCGATGGCCGTCTTCCTGACGATCAACACGCTGGCGGCCGCGCTCGGGCTGGCCGCGATCGTCTTCTACAGCGTCGTCTACACGCTGTTGCTCAAGCCTAACACCGTTCAGAACACAGTCATCGGCGGTGCCGCAGGCGCGCTGCCCGCACTGATCGGCTGGGCCGCAGTCACCAACGAGATCGGCCTTCCAGCGCTCGCGCTTGCGGGTGTCATCTTCCTCTGGACGCCGGCGCACTTCTACAACCTCGCGCTCGCGTACAAGGACGACTACGCCCGCGGCGGGTTCCCGATGATGCCCGTCGTCCGCGGCGAGACCGAGACCCGGAAACACATCGTCTACTACATCGCGGCGACGCTCGCCGGAACCGTGGCGCTGGCCTGGATCACCGGGCTTGGCGCACTCTACGCGGCGACGGTCGTCGTCTTCGGCGGGATCTTCCTGTGGACCGCCGTCCAGCTTCATTTCGAGCAGACCGAGGACGCGGCGTTTCGCTCCTTCCACGCCTCGAACGCGTTCCTCGGGGCGGTGCTGGTCGCGATCCTCGTCGACGCGCTCGTGGTGACGACGCCGCTGTTCTGA
- a CDS encoding DUF7111 family protein yields MTDEDRTAEADGIAASYEETDGERRLSFERTDGAGGTATVAQNLEGYAMLKVRPTPDGDELERYYGFDMALDHVGELLGVSPHKLPIPDAAADMGM; encoded by the coding sequence ATGACCGACGAGGACCGAACCGCCGAAGCCGACGGGATCGCCGCCAGCTACGAGGAAACCGACGGGGAGCGACGCCTCTCGTTCGAACGGACCGACGGTGCCGGGGGCACCGCGACCGTCGCCCAGAACCTCGAGGGGTACGCGATGTTGAAGGTGCGACCGACGCCGGACGGTGACGAACTCGAGCGCTACTACGGGTTCGACATGGCGCTCGATCACGTCGGCGAGCTGCTGGGGGTCTCGCCGCACAAGCTTCCGATTCCCGATGCGGCCGCCGATATGGGAATGTGA
- a CDS encoding DUF3267 domain-containing protein, translated as MAAATSEGVTPDEDAVEEPIETVRLTRSVAAGLVLVSVVGFFASVYAFGAVLAASYGTSLEPIVLSADALSSGRLLLGAVGLGLLSVVAHELLHGLFMARYGDAPSYGVGVSLIFPYAYARGDASYGRNQLLAVLLAPLAIGTAGGIVAMAIFPSPVWIVPLAVNAAGSVGDLWMALALWRHPADVRIGEHPRPNARGFGIYAPDSESDPNDTVENRRRPLADFLSRTLAGTAVVAVALAALLSGLVFRSLAVGTGTVVVDVGPWTLLRHELHTGVVVLEIGAGPLTVLAVGGGLVWALVGTVWDVLGKP; from the coding sequence GTGGCAGCCGCGACGTCGGAGGGAGTCACACCGGACGAGGACGCCGTCGAAGAGCCGATCGAGACGGTCCGGCTCACGCGGTCGGTCGCCGCCGGGCTGGTCCTCGTCTCGGTCGTCGGCTTTTTCGCGTCGGTCTACGCGTTCGGCGCCGTCCTCGCCGCGAGTTATGGAACCAGTCTCGAGCCGATCGTCCTCTCGGCAGACGCGCTCTCGAGCGGGCGGCTCCTGCTTGGCGCCGTCGGACTGGGGCTGCTCTCGGTCGTCGCCCACGAGCTCCTCCACGGGCTGTTCATGGCCCGCTACGGCGACGCGCCGTCCTACGGCGTCGGCGTCTCCCTGATCTTTCCCTACGCCTACGCCCGCGGCGACGCGAGCTACGGGCGCAACCAGCTGCTTGCCGTGCTGCTGGCACCCCTCGCGATCGGGACCGCCGGGGGCATCGTCGCGATGGCGATCTTCCCCTCTCCGGTCTGGATCGTTCCGCTGGCGGTCAACGCCGCCGGCTCGGTCGGCGACCTCTGGATGGCGCTCGCGCTCTGGCGGCACCCCGCGGACGTTCGGATCGGCGAACATCCGCGGCCGAACGCCCGCGGGTTCGGTATCTACGCTCCCGACTCCGAATCCGATCCCAACGACACCGTCGAGAATCGGCGACGACCCCTGGCCGACTTCCTCTCACGGACGCTCGCGGGAACCGCCGTCGTCGCAGTCGCGCTCGCGGCGCTCCTGAGCGGGCTGGTCTTTCGCTCGCTCGCGGTCGGCACTGGAACCGTCGTCGTCGACGTCGGCCCGTGGACCCTGCTTCGCCACGAACTCCACACCGGCGTCGTCGTTCTCGAGATCGGGGCCGGCCCCCTCACGGTCCTCGCGGTCGGGGGCGGGCTCGTCTGGGCGCTGGTCGGAACCGTCTGGGACGTCCTCGGGAAACCGTAA
- a CDS encoding PadR family transcriptional regulator — translation MSKWLRSGRRRDICFLLAAEDELRGQRLKSRLESHYDDRLEPKSFYGSLSALVDAGLVEKRTEGLHDVYALTEAGKKRVRDHGEWVRECLEGTPEKDM, via the coding sequence ATGAGCAAGTGGCTTCGGAGCGGTCGCCGTCGGGATATCTGTTTCCTGCTTGCGGCCGAGGACGAACTGCGCGGCCAGCGGCTCAAGTCCCGGCTCGAGTCCCACTACGACGATCGGCTCGAGCCGAAGTCGTTCTACGGCTCCCTGTCGGCGCTGGTCGACGCCGGGCTCGTCGAGAAGCGGACGGAAGGTCTCCACGACGTCTACGCGCTGACCGAGGCGGGCAAGAAGCGGGTCCGCGACCACGGCGAGTGGGTGCGGGAGTGTCTCGAAGGGACCCCCGAAAAAGACATGTAA
- a CDS encoding acyl-CoA dehydrogenase: MEFALSAEQRQIRDMVSEFVDEEVVPVASEIDHDDEFPADLVDEMAELGLMGMPFPEEYGGAGLDYHSYAIGLEEISRGSGGLGTVVAAHTSLAGNMLYEFGDEAQKEEYLTPLAEGRDVGAFALSEAGAGSDVPAMETSAKKKGDEYVLEGGKLWISNGSVADTVTVFAKTDPDAGNKGISSFVVRPEEDDGFIVEGTEEKLGDKGCPTAELRFDDLRIPEDRLLGEEGEGFVQALKTLNGGRITIAARGVGIARAALDEAREYATEREQFDQPIGEFQSIKHKLADMDTKIQAAKLLMHKAADKKIRGEDYIKASAQAKLYASEVSREVANEGIQIHGGYGYTKDFPAERFYRDAKLNEIYEGTSEVLRNTIGEQVLNE, translated from the coding sequence ATGGAGTTCGCACTCTCGGCCGAGCAGCGCCAGATTCGGGATATGGTCTCGGAGTTCGTCGACGAGGAGGTCGTCCCCGTCGCGAGCGAGATCGATCACGACGACGAGTTCCCAGCTGACCTCGTTGACGAGATGGCCGAGCTGGGCCTGATGGGGATGCCGTTCCCCGAGGAGTACGGCGGCGCCGGACTGGACTATCACTCCTACGCGATCGGCCTCGAGGAGATCTCGCGGGGCTCGGGCGGCCTGGGAACGGTCGTCGCCGCCCACACCTCGCTTGCGGGCAACATGCTCTACGAGTTCGGTGACGAGGCCCAGAAAGAGGAGTACCTGACGCCGCTGGCGGAGGGTCGCGACGTCGGCGCGTTCGCGCTTTCGGAGGCCGGCGCGGGTAGCGACGTGCCCGCGATGGAGACGAGTGCAAAAAAGAAGGGCGACGAGTACGTCCTCGAGGGCGGCAAGCTCTGGATCTCGAACGGGTCGGTCGCCGACACCGTCACCGTCTTCGCCAAGACCGACCCCGACGCGGGCAACAAGGGCATCTCGTCGTTCGTCGTCCGTCCCGAGGAGGACGACGGGTTCATCGTCGAGGGCACCGAGGAGAAGCTCGGCGACAAGGGCTGTCCCACCGCCGAACTCCGATTCGACGACCTCCGAATTCCGGAGGACCGCCTGCTCGGCGAGGAGGGCGAGGGGTTCGTCCAGGCGCTGAAAACCCTGAACGGCGGCCGGATCACCATCGCGGCCCGCGGTGTCGGCATCGCCCGCGCGGCCTTAGACGAGGCCCGGGAGTACGCCACCGAGCGCGAGCAGTTCGACCAGCCGATCGGCGAGTTCCAGTCGATCAAACACAAGCTCGCGGACATGGACACGAAGATCCAGGCCGCGAAGCTGCTCATGCACAAGGCCGCGGACAAGAAGATCCGCGGCGAGGACTACATCAAGGCCTCGGCGCAGGCCAAACTGTACGCCTCCGAGGTGAGCCGCGAGGTCGCAAACGAGGGGATCCAGATCCACGGCGGCTACGGCTACACGAAGGACTTCCCCGCCGAGCGGTTCTACCGCGACGCCAAGTTAAACGAGATCTACGAGGGGACCAGCGAAGTGCTGCGCAACACGATCGGGGAGCAGGTCCTCAACGAGTAG